From the Oleiharenicola lentus genome, one window contains:
- a CDS encoding SGNH/GDSL hydrolase family protein, protein MTSSQLPIAAVVLFQGDSITDCLRDRMRPGPNDPAALGAGYAGRVAGDLLAHPAAGGWKFYNRGISGDRIVDLRGRWRRDALALLPDLVSILVGVNDTWHEHLFGNGVGVERYAELYRMLLTDTRAARPHCRLVLGEPFALPGGDFQAGWMPELRARGAAVRQIAQEFGAAFVPYQAMFDAAQQQYTAAELAADGVHPSPLGHRLMAQAWLAAVLP, encoded by the coding sequence ATGACCTCCTCCCAGCTCCCGATCGCAGCCGTCGTCCTCTTTCAGGGCGATTCGATCACCGACTGCCTGCGCGACCGCATGCGCCCGGGTCCGAACGACCCCGCCGCGCTCGGCGCCGGCTACGCCGGGCGCGTGGCGGGCGACCTGCTCGCCCATCCCGCGGCGGGGGGCTGGAAGTTCTACAACCGGGGCATCAGCGGCGACCGCATTGTGGACCTGCGGGGCCGCTGGCGGCGCGACGCGCTCGCGTTACTACCCGACCTCGTGAGCATCCTCGTCGGCGTCAACGACACCTGGCACGAGCACCTCTTCGGCAACGGCGTGGGCGTCGAGCGCTACGCGGAGCTCTACCGGATGCTGTTGACGGACACGCGGGCGGCGCGGCCGCACTGCCGCCTGGTGCTGGGCGAGCCCTTCGCGCTGCCCGGCGGCGACTTCCAGGCCGGCTGGATGCCCGAGTTGCGCGCGCGGGGCGCCGCGGTGCGGCAGATTGCGCAGGAGTTCGGCGCGGCCTTCGTGCCCTACCAGGCGATGTTTGACGCCGCGCAGCAGCAATACACCGCGGCCGAGCTTGCCGCCGATGGCGTGCACCCGTCTCCGCTGGGCCACCGGCTGATGGCCCAGGCTTGGCTCGCGGCCGTGCTGCCCTGA
- a CDS encoding ABC transporter ATP-binding protein: protein MSAAAQSDPVMARALALCRPFAGRLALGAGLIVLGTAFTLPAPWLFKLLLDEALPRRDSRLLLVLLVAAVLLLVARALLTLVRNRLLQTVAMRLVCDLRIRVFAHLQTVSLRYFDRARTGETVAKICQDTGELYNLTNGLLINLVADTVTVLAVLVFLFWVEWRLALAACVVLPLFVLNYLHHRERMQAESRTHRQHWDKVVGFLNERIANPRVIKAFGREAGEVAEFASGINADYFNYSAVVMRNTKLSVVADTLAAVGGAVVLGYGGWLVMDEAMAPGTLVAFNAYLALVFPPLVRFVDLAAIFHRAFTGLENVFALLDLQPEVKDAPGARGLDPVRGEVRFERVGFDYRGGGSREVRAALTDVSLVARPGESIALVGPSGSGKSTLVALLARFYDPTHGRILIDGVDLRELSLASLRRLIAIVPQENVLFSGTIEDNLRYGRPAAPRDTIVAAAQAASAHDFILQLPDGYSTLVGERGAQLSGGQRQRIAIARALLVDPRILIFDEATSALDTVSERAIQDAMTRISAGRTVFSIAHRLSTVQNADRILVLDAGRIVESGTHADLLAHGGLYAHLHALQFRDAH, encoded by the coding sequence ATGAGTGCTGCGGCGCAGTCCGACCCGGTCATGGCACGCGCGCTGGCGCTATGCCGCCCGTTTGCCGGCCGGCTCGCGCTCGGCGCCGGGTTGATCGTGCTCGGCACGGCCTTCACCCTGCCGGCACCGTGGCTGTTCAAGCTGCTCCTCGACGAGGCGCTGCCGCGCCGCGACAGCCGGCTGCTGCTCGTCCTGCTGGTGGCCGCAGTGCTGCTGCTCGTGGCGCGCGCCCTCCTGACGCTCGTGCGCAACCGCCTGCTGCAAACCGTGGCCATGCGCCTCGTATGCGACCTGCGCATCCGCGTCTTCGCTCACCTGCAGACGGTTTCGCTGCGCTACTTCGATCGCGCGCGCACGGGGGAGACGGTGGCGAAGATCTGCCAGGACACCGGCGAACTCTACAACCTGACGAACGGCCTGCTCATCAACCTGGTGGCCGACACCGTCACCGTGCTGGCCGTGCTGGTGTTTCTCTTCTGGGTGGAATGGCGCCTCGCGCTCGCCGCCTGCGTGGTGCTGCCGCTGTTCGTGCTCAACTACCTGCACCACCGCGAGCGCATGCAGGCGGAAAGCCGCACGCACCGGCAGCACTGGGACAAGGTAGTGGGCTTCCTGAATGAACGGATCGCGAATCCGCGCGTGATCAAGGCGTTCGGCCGCGAGGCGGGCGAGGTCGCGGAGTTCGCGAGCGGGATCAACGCCGACTATTTCAACTACTCGGCCGTCGTGATGCGCAACACGAAGCTCTCGGTCGTGGCCGACACGCTCGCGGCGGTCGGCGGGGCCGTGGTGCTCGGCTACGGCGGCTGGCTCGTGATGGACGAAGCGATGGCACCGGGCACCCTCGTCGCCTTCAACGCCTACCTGGCGCTCGTGTTTCCGCCGCTCGTGCGGTTCGTCGATCTGGCGGCGATCTTCCACCGGGCCTTCACCGGCCTGGAAAATGTCTTTGCCCTGCTGGATCTCCAGCCGGAGGTGAAGGACGCGCCCGGCGCGCGCGGGCTCGATCCGGTGCGCGGCGAGGTGCGTTTCGAGCGCGTCGGCTTCGACTATCGTGGCGGCGGGTCCCGCGAGGTGCGCGCGGCGCTGACCGACGTGAGCCTGGTCGCGCGGCCCGGCGAATCGATCGCGCTGGTCGGACCCAGCGGCTCCGGCAAGTCAACGCTGGTGGCGCTGCTGGCGCGTTTCTACGACCCGACGCACGGCCGGATTCTCATCGACGGTGTGGACCTGCGGGAACTGTCCCTCGCGTCGCTCCGCCGCCTGATCGCCATCGTGCCGCAGGAAAACGTGCTCTTTTCCGGCACGATCGAGGACAACCTCCGTTACGGCCGGCCCGCTGCCCCGCGCGACACGATCGTGGCGGCGGCGCAGGCGGCGAGCGCCCATGACTTCATCCTCCAACTGCCCGACGGCTACAGCACCCTCGTGGGCGAACGCGGCGCGCAGCTCTCCGGCGGCCAGCGCCAGCGCATCGCCATCGCCCGCGCGCTGCTCGTCGATCCGCGCATCTTGATCTTCGACGAGGCGACCAGTGCGCTCGACACGGTTTCGGAGCGGGCGATCCAGGACGCCATGACCCGCATCAGCGCCGGGCGCACCGTGTTCAGCATCGCACACCGGCTTTCGACGGTGCAGAACGCCGACCGCATCCTCGTGCTCGATGCCGGCCGCATTGTGGAATCGGGCACGCACGCCGACCTGCTGGCGCACGGCGGGCTTTACGCGCACCTCCATGCGCTGCAATTCCGGGATGCCCACTGA